The sequence TCGATCCTGAGGTTCTGGAGGCAATGCTTCCTTTCTTCAATCAGCATTTCGGGAATGCAGCAAGCCGTTCGCATGCATATGGCTGGATAGCTGATGAAGCTGTAAAAATTCCCGTTCTGTTATTGCAGATTATATCGGTGCAGAGGAAAATGAAATTGTTTTACCAGGGCTCTACTGAAGCAATTAATCTTGCCATTAAGGAGTCGCTGAAGCCTATGTTACAAAACGCAAACACATAATTACACTTGCCACTGAACACAAAGCAGTTCTAGATACATGCAAACACCTTGAATCTCTTGGGCACAGAGATCACTGTACTTCCTGTTCTTGAAGATGGCATGCTCGACCTTAACGTTTAGATCGGAGTATTCGCAACGATACCATTCTTGTTTGCGCTATGCTTGCAAATAATGACTGGCGTAATCCTACCAATTGACCAGATCGCAGACATTGTTCATTCGAAAAATTCAATTCTGTTTTGTGATGCAACTCAGGCCGGTGGAAAGATCCGTAGCGATGTTTCAGAATTGAAAGCTGATCTGCTTTGTTTATCTGCACACAAAATGTACGGACCAAAAGGTATCGGGATGTTGTATGTGAGAAGAAAAAATCCGCGGGTTACACTTATTGCTCAGATCGATGGTGGTGGACATGAACGTAACCTCCGCAGTGGCACAGTGAATGTTCCGGGAATTGTTGGTTTTGCAAAAGCCTGCGAACTGGCCAGGAAAGAATTCATGCAAATGAATGGAACGATTTCAATTTTAAGAACACGCCTCGAACAGGAACTTTGTGATCTAGGAGCATCGATCAATGGTAATATCAAACATCGTTTACCAAATACATCCAACCTGACATTCCCGGGAAGAAAAGCAGATGAAATTATGAAGGCTCTTCCGAATATTGCAATGGCAACAGGCAGCGCATGTTCTTCAGCATTACCGGAACCTTCACATGTGTTGACTGCAATGGGATTGAAGGAGAAAGATGCGTATGCTTCGATTCGATTTTCTTTGGGGAGATTTACAAGTGGAGAAGAAATAGAAAAAGTAATCAGGATGTTTGAATCTCACTTGAGCAATCACTGAATCTCATCTATGCATTTTAATAAATTTCTCCTGATAAATACCAGCTTCTGTTTTTATTTTCATGATGAACAATCCCGGTAAAAAGTCAGTAACATTTATATAGATAGCTTCTGTTTCATCATAATTTTGTTCAAAAACTAAATGTCCTATCAGATCAAATATTTTACGCTTTCCATTTTTCCTTTTTCT is a genomic window of Bacteroidota bacterium containing:
- a CDS encoding T9SS type A sorting domain-containing protein, with translation MFDLIGHLVFEQNYDETEAIYINVTDFLPGLFIMKIKTEAGIYQEKFIKMHR